DNA from Aggregatimonas sangjinii:
GGCGGTCTCAAAGCCCATATCCGAAAGGGACAGGTTGGGCAAATGAGAATGTTCGATAAGGTTTTCCAGATACTGGCTGGTGTAATGTATGACGAGATGTTCATCGGGGTTAAAGGCGCCTTTCCATTTGTTTTTATATGGCGTATAGACCACATAAGGGTCGCCGTCGTCTTTGACAACTTCCTTCTTTTCAAAAATCACCTGGTCCTTAAAGGTTAGAAATTCAACATCGGCATCCTTTAGCAGCTTTGAAATTTTCTCATCCCTCTTTTTAGCATAAGGCTCATAGTCTCTGTTAGTATATACAGCCTGAACGCTATACTCCTTCAGCAGGTCGGAGAAGATGCTCTCGGGGGTGCCGTAGTACAGTGCCAATGAACTATCATACTCTTCCTGTAATTGACCACGCATGCTTTGCAGCGTATCGTGAATGAATGTGACCCTTGCATCATCCTTTGGTAAATCATCCAAAATTTCCTTGTCGAAGATGAATATGGGAAGTACGGGCGAATCGCCTTTGAGCGACGCCAAAAATCCTACGTTATCATCCAACCGCAAATCCCTACGGAACCAAAAAATCGAAACTTTTTTACTCATGTGAACCAATATCTTTTTATCAAATGCTTTTATGCCCTTAAACAGACCGTCGTTTATCTACAATAAAAATTCTATGTAACGTTCAAACTTCCTATGCCCCCATTTACACCGACAACTTGTCCCGTCATCCACGTGCTTTCGTCACCGAGTAAAAAGATAGCGATGTTGGCAATATCGGAAGCGTTACCCACGCGTTTAAGCGGATGTCGTTCGGCCATCATTTCTTTCTTTTTGTCATTGTTCAATAGTCGTCCGGCAAGCGGTGTATCCACTAAGGACGGCGCAACAACATTTACTCTTAATTTAGGTGCATATTCGGCTGCCATTGATTTGGCAAAGCCCTCAATTGCGCCTTTCGCGGCAGCCACGCTTGTATGAAATGGCATTCCCGTACCAACCGCTACGGTACTAAAGAACACCATGCTCGCGCCATCGGACATTTTTGGGATAATATCTTTTACACAGCGCACCAAACTAAAAAAATTGATTTGCATGTCCTCGTTAAAGGTATCCATAGACATCATTTTAAAAGGCTTTAGATTGATACTGCCCGGGCAATAGGCAAATCCGTGCAATTCTTCCGGAAGTTTGGAAGTGTCCAACTCATCGGTAAGGGCGTCAAAGGGAATATGTGTGACGTCAAGTGCGCCAAGTTCATCTTTAGTACGTGAGGCGATATATACATTGTTCGTTTTGGATAGTTCTCTGGCCATAGAAAGGCCGATACCGTGGGAACCGCCAATTAGTAGTATGTTTTTGCTCATAATGTTTAAAAGGATTTAAATTTTAGAATTTTCTCTCTTCCCGGTATGGTACCGAAAAGTTCAATTAGTTTTTGTTCGCGAAACGCAAAAATTTGTTCAAGTTGATTTTTTACCAGTAGGGGATGGGCGAGTTGACCAAGTATACCAAGAGGTAGCTTATAATCGATGATGTCCTCCATCTCAACCCCGCCGTCAATGGCTTTGATAAAATGTTTATGATGCCAAAGCGCATAGGGCCCATAGCGTTGCTCGTCAACAAAATATTCACCTTCTTTCACATGGGTGATTTCCGAAACCCATTTGGTGCTGTAAAATGGGAAAGGACTTACTTTATATTGAATGATTTGTCCAGCGAACATGGGTCTATCAGCTCCGGACAAAATAGTAAAACCCATATCGTCGGGAGTGATATTCGCTAAATTGGCGGGATTTGAGAGAAAATCCCATGCCACCTGCTGCGAAACGGGAATGGACTGTATAGCGTGTAGTTGGTACAACTTCATTTGTGTGTTTCAACAAATATAACGGCAATATTGTCTAACATAAACATATTATTGTTAAACAAATAGTAAAAATTTCGTTTGAGTCAATTTTTTTTAAAAGTGTTGTCCACTTAAATCGTGTTGAGCCGATTGAAATAAAGTTTCTATCTAATTTCTATTTCGTACTTTTCCCTTTAAATCTTATGAAAGCGCTACTTATCACATATCTACTCTGTGTCACGTTTTTGCTTAACGCCCAAACGGAGGTTGTGCAACTTGGCGAGCTGCCCGAGGAGGTGTATGAAACTTCTGGGCTCATCGTATACAATGAAAATCTGATTACTCATAACGATTCCGGTAACGCGGCCGAACTCTACGAAATCGACACCTTGAGCTTGTCGGTGACACGCACGGTGCTTATCTCAAATGCGGAAAACGTAGATTGGGAAGACATCGACCAAGATGAAGATTACATCTACATTGCCGATTTTGGAAATACGCTAGGCACACGGCAAAATTTGAAGATTTATCGGGTCGCAAAGACTGCATATGACGCTTCTGACGCCGTAACTGCCGAAGAAATCGGATTTGTTTACGAGGATCAAACCGATTTTACCGACAATGGCTTTAGCGATTGGGATGCCGAGGCACTTTTCGTGTTGGACGAGCAACTAATCATTCTAACCAAGCAATGGCAATCTAATAATACCGTGGCCTATTCGCTAGCAAAGACTCCAGGGAATCATATCGCCCAGCGATTGGATGAATATGCCATAAACGGACTCGTAACTGGTGCCACCTACAACACGCAGAGCCAAGTACTGTATATAATAGGATACAACTCGCTTCTTAGGGCTTTTATAAATCGGGTGGAAAATCCTACTACAACCACAATTTTTAGTGGGAGCAAGGGAAGGTTGAATACCGATATCGGTTTTGCGCAGATTGAAGGAATTACCTATACCGGAGCAAATAGTTACTTCATTTCTTCTGAACGATTCAGTGATGCAGAACGCGGTATTACACTCCCGTCATTACTCTTCAGCGTTACCACCAATGATACCATACCGAATGAACCAGAGCCGGAACCAGAACCTGATGGCGACGACCCGTTCGTACTTTTTCGCCAATTCGATTCCCATGAGTTGCGCTATCATTTAAATCCAGATAGACCTGTTTTGGGTTGGGCTATTTTCGATAGTTCCGGAAGGCGTGTTCTTTTCGAAGATAAAAACATAACGGAGATTGCGCCCATCGATATTTCTGCCTTACATCCGGCCATCTACTATTTTAACCTCTCACTGGCAGGTGAAACGATAGCACTACCTTTTGCCGTTGATTAGGGGTGAAAACGAGTTTATTTAGGATTTTATTAACAAAGCACACCTAGGTTTATCTCTAGTTTTGTCAAAACTTTAAAACCTTTATACCAATGAAAAAATTATCACTTTTTGTATTCGCGTTGGCCCTTGCTTTTTCGGTGCAGGCGCAGATCAACACACCGGCACCTAGTCCTGCTGCGAAAATCGAGCAGAAAGTAGGCTTGACCGATGTGACCGTAGATTATTCACGTCCCTCTATGCGCGGACGCACCATTTTTGGCGATTTGGTACCTTATGACAAATTGTGGCGAACTGGAGCAAATGGCTATACCTTGGTCTCTTTTAGCGATGATGTTAAAATTGACGGTCAGGACGTTAAAGCAGGTACGTACTCCGTATTCACGAAACCCGGAAAAGAATCCTGGGAAGTTTTCTTTTATACCGATACGCAGGGCGGCGGTACTCCGGCCGAATGGGACGAGGCCAAAGTAGTTGCTAAAACTACGGCTAAAGTATGGCCGATGGAGATGCCAGTGGAAACCTTTACCATTACCATTGACGACCTTCATAATGGTGGTGCTACCTTGGGTATGCTTTGGGAAAAAGCCTATGTAGGCGTAAAATTCGAAGTACCGACCGATGAAGCTGTAATGAAAAATATCGATCAAGCTTTGGGCGGCCCTTCTGCTAATGACTACTATGCCGCATCGGTATATTATTTGGAGCAAGGGAAGGATATCTCCAAGGCCAAGGAATGGATGGATAAGTCCATGTCCATGACCGAGGAGCCTCGCTTCTGGCAATTGCGCCAACAATCGCTGATCTATGCAAAAGCTGGAGACAAGAAAGAAGCTATTGCCACTGCCAAAAAGTCTTTGGAAGCGGCAAAGGCGGCTGGTAACGACGACTACGTGAAAATGAATACCGACTCCTTAAAAGAATGGGGAGCGATGTAATCTTCTTCAAATACCAATTAGAATGGAAACCCGCAGGAAATTGCGGGTTTTTTTTAACTTTTTTTTTGGAATGGAATAGCCGACTATTCTATGGTAACCAAACAATTTCGGATTAACTTTGCAAGTCCGAATGATTTCGTCGAACAATTAAAGTTATTGGCGAATTTCAGGTAGGGCGACTTTGGAAAAAGTTACTTTAGCCGTCATTCGAATAGTCTATAAAAAATAATGCTGAAAGACATCCTTGTAGCTATGTTGTGGAGTATTTCGCCATTTGGGGAGGCCAAAGTCGGTATCCCATATGGTATGCTTCAGGGTGCGAATATCTATCTGGTATTCGTCGCTTGTCTGGCGGCGAACATCTTAGTCTTTCCATTGATGATGTTCTTCCTGCATTCTTCCAACAGGCAGCTGCTCCGTTGGGCGCCCTATAAAAAAGCGGCTTTTTATATCGCGCGCAGAACCAAAACTAATTCAGGGGCCAAAATCAAGAAATATGGTTTCTGGGGCTTATTGTTCTTTGTGATGATTCCCTTGCCAGGAACAGGTGTGTATGTGGGCAGTATCGCAACCTATCTTTTTAGAATCGAGACCAGTAAGGCATTTATGGCGAATGTCATCGGCATTTTCTTCTCCTCCGTAATTATCTGGGTGATGACCTTATTGACCATGAAGGGGATGGCCTAACGCTTCACAACCCTACGGACCTAAAGATTGGTTTCTTTCGTATAAGCCGACTCCCCTTATTTTCTGACGCAGACGAATCATTCGGTCATCTGGCGATAATCTTTAATCAGTAAAGTTCCGACCCATAAATTCCAGTACTCGCAACTATTTGGCTTCCGCCGGGGGTTTGCCCAACATCCGGTCCAATCCTTCGAAAGCAATAGCCAAAAGAATCACAAGTACAGATCCTAGGGCATTTAACCACAAATAACCTAGTTTCTCTTCTCCTGCCGGGTAGATGAAGATGAGGAAGTAGAAGACGATAAAAATGATCAACTGTGTAAGTATTGCGGCAAAGAATACCGCATTACCCTTGACGAATTTAAGGAAGAATGCCAACAAGAAAATACCGAGCACATTGCCGTAGAATACCGAGCCGATAATATTCACCAGTTGGATCAGGTTGTCGAATAGATTAGCAACGCAGGCAATCAAAATCGCGATAATACCCCATAAGAGCGTAAAGCCTTTTGAGGCCAGCACATAATGTTTTTCACCCAAATCTATTTTTCCTTTATTTCGCTTGTAGACATCCAAAGCGGTTATAGTACCCAAGGCATTCAGTTCCGAGGCTGTCGAAGACATAGCCGCCGAAAGAATGACCGCCAGGAGGAGCCCAATAAGTCCACGTGGTAGGTTGTTCAGGATAAAATGGATGAATACATAATCCTTATCATTGGTTTCTGCGGTATCATCGGCCTTTGTGATAAGGGCTTTGGCGTTGTCCCGATTGGTACGATCCTTCTTATTGATCTCGATAATATGCATCTTGGCCGCCTCAATTTCGTTGTAATCCTTCAATTCCAAGGCTCCTGAAAACTTGTTCTGGGCGATTCTTTTCTCGATTTCCAGATTACGCTGTTCTTCTTCCAATAATTTATAGTCGTTCGCATAGTCCGAATTCATTACTTTTTCGGTTGAAGAAGGATTGAAATTCAATGGGGAAGGATTGTATTGGTAATACACGAAAACCATTACCCCGACGAGAAGAATGAAAAACTGCATCGGAATTTTTAAAATACCGTTGAAAATCAGTCCCAACTGACTTTCCCGAAGCGATTTTCCCGAGAGGTAGCGCTGCACTTGGCTTTGGTCCGTTCCAAAATAGGCAAGCATCAAAAAGAAACCACCGGTAATTCCGCTCCAGAACGTATAGCGACTTTTGGGATCAAAACTAAAATCCAAAATATTGAGCTTGTCGCTCGCCCCTGCAATTTTAAGTGCTTTGCTAAAGGTAATGTCTTCGGGTAGGTAACCCAGGATATAAAAGAAGGTGATGAACATACCACCCATAATAATGAACATCTGTTGCTTTTGGGTGACACTAACTGCATTGGTGCCACCGGAAACGGTATAAATGATGACCAATGTGCCAATAATTATATTCAATAGGCGTAAATCCCATCCCAATATCGCCGAGAGAATGATCGACGGAGCGAAAATGGTAATTCCTGCGGCAAGGCCCCGCTGTATTAGAAACAGGATGGCGGCCAGTGAGCGCGTTTTGAGGTCGAACCGATTTTCAAGAAATTCGTAAGCGGTATATACCTTTAACTTGTGATAGATAGGGAGGAAAACCAAGCAGATAACGATCATGGCCAAGGGTAGCCCGAAGTAGAATTGAACGAATCCCATGCCATCGTGAAAAGCTTGGCCAGGCGTCGACAAAAAAGTAATGGCGCTGGCCTGAGTGGCCATTACCGAGAGGCCAATGGTCCACCAGGGCGATTTGTTACCACCCCGAACGTAGTCATCTACATTCTGGCTTCCCTGGGTTTTCCAGACACCATAGGATACAATAAATATGAGCGTTCCGCAGAGTATTGTCCAATCGAGTGCTCCCATTGAACTTATTTAAATTTCTGGCGTAACCCCGCACTACTCCGGTAAGGGGCGAGTAGGAAGAAATCCGTTGCTGAAAGACGAGGTTGCAATAGGTTCATTAGCTGAATGATGACATGATGTAATTAAATAAAAATAAATATAGGATATTCAGCATCAATACCAAGGTATATTCCTTTTTCCATGTATACTTGTCCTGCATCTTATCCTTTTACTTTTTCGGTTATTTCTACTTTTTCCTTTCCCAAGGAAACCATATTGGCGAAGAGTTTGTAGGCCCCCGTTACCCCCGCCGGTAGTTCTCTAAAGAAACTAAGCCCGGTATACATATAATTTCCTTTTCCGTAAGGCGCTACCAGGAGGCTTCCTTTGGTTGGGGATTCTCCGGAATCTTTCATCGATAGTATCGGGGTAAATGCCCCGTCCCATTCATTAGGGAAATACAGACCCCGTTCTTGAACCCAACCGTCAAAGTCAGCTTCAGTAATTTTGTTGGGAAAATTAACCAAGGAATGGTTATCGGCTACGATCTTGACTTCAGAGTTCTCATCGGTCACGCGATCACGGGAAAGGATGAGCGGGTAGGGGGCAATATCATCGAATTGCTTGTCCCACCTTCCGGCAGTATTATATTGAATGATAAGGTTACCGCCATTTTCAACATAATCGATTAGGTATTTTTGCTTGAATTTGAGTTCCGGAACCACATTATACGCGCGTATTCCGGTTACTACGGCATCGTATTTTGCCAGTGAACCTTTGGTAATAGTTGCCGGATCGATAAGATGTACCGTATACCCTATTTGTTTTAAACTTGTAGGCACATCGTCCCCCGCCCCAACAATATAACCGATATTTTGGCCCAACTTTTGGATGTCGAGTCGAACAACTTTCGTCTCTGAGGGTAGCAAGATCGATTGTTTGGGCACGTGGTCGTAATTGATTTCAACCAGCTCTTTTGTTATTTCCTGTCCATCTATCTTTACAAGGGGTGAAATGTAGCTTTCCTCCTCATAGTCAGGTGGTGTTAAGGTGAAAATCAAGGTTTGTTGGTCTCCTTTTTTCAGAATTTCGAATGCTTTGGTCTCTGTTTCTACCGTCCATCCTTTGGTAGAGCGAAACACAACCTCTCCTTGCGCACTGTCTTTATGTGCTTTTACCGTAACAGGGATTTGCTTGGGCGTTCCATCGGAAAAAATCAAAACCTTATCCTTGAAACTTGCCGTTGCATGGGGCAATACCTCAAAAGGCTCGTATAGTTCCCCTTTGTCGTTTTTGGCAAAGCGATGCACCACCTCCTTTTCAAGACTCATGATATAACCGTCAAAATCGAGTTCAAACTGCGCAAAAAAGGCCCTTGGCGTTTCTGGTTTGCCGATGAGCGACGGGTCGGTCACTTTATACATGCCCAGACTTCCTTTCTCGTTCAACCAATAGGGACTAGTGAATTCCGTAGTTGTCGGAACAGTGAAAGTAGTTTCCAAGGTCACTTTTTCATTGGGGATCAAAGGCTGATTTTCAGTGATTTTTTGTTCCGAATTAATGGCAACGGATTTCAGTTGGATGTTCGCAGCGCTGCGATTGATAGCTTCTATTTCAACGGCGACTTCGGCTCCTAAGTGGGCAGTTGGGACAGTTGCGGAAGCTTCCAGATACAGTCCGCATACCGAAAGTACGATTTCCTCCAACTCTTTCTTTTTGATATTTTTCCAGTGTCCATCCGGAAGCGCACTTAGCACTTTATGAGCCTTCAACAACTGCGGTAAATGTGTACTGGGTTCGTTAAAATTAAAGTTCGCTTCAACATCGACCAAAAGTTCGCCTATAGCCTTTCCGCCCTCCAATCGGGACCACGTCGTGTCGATACCATCAAAAATGTTGTTTTCGTCCTTTGGAAGGTCTCCTTTTAGTAATTCGACATACTCCTTTTG
Protein-coding regions in this window:
- a CDS encoding PIG-L family deacetylase, which produces MRLFILSVCCVLCFMSKSNAQAAKHSSSSEIYHAIQKLNFLGSALYIAAHPDDENTRLISYLSNHDKARTGYLSLTRGDGGQNLIGPELRELLGVLRTEELLAARRIDGGQQFFTRANDFGYSKHPDETLALWNKEEVLGDVVRIIRQFKPDVIVNRFDHRSPGSTHGHHTASAILSVEAFDLVGDAKAYPDQLEALSTWQPKRMFFNTSWWFYGSEEKFEKADKSNMLSFDVGTYYPILGVSNNEIASLASSQHLCQGFGRLSTRGSQKEYVELLKGDLPKDENNIFDGIDTTWSRLEGGKAIGELLVDVEANFNFNEPSTHLPQLLKAHKVLSALPDGHWKNIKKKELEEIVLSVCGLYLEASATVPTAHLGAEVAVEIEAINRSAANIQLKSVAINSEQKITENQPLIPNEKVTLETTFTVPTTTEFTSPYWLNEKGSLGMYKVTDPSLIGKPETPRAFFAQFELDFDGYIMSLEKEVVHRFAKNDKGELYEPFEVLPHATASFKDKVLIFSDGTPKQIPVTVKAHKDSAQGEVVFRSTKGWTVETETKAFEILKKGDQQTLIFTLTPPDYEEESYISPLVKIDGQEITKELVEINYDHVPKQSILLPSETKVVRLDIQKLGQNIGYIVGAGDDVPTSLKQIGYTVHLIDPATITKGSLAKYDAVVTGIRAYNVVPELKFKQKYLIDYVENGGNLIIQYNTAGRWDKQFDDIAPYPLILSRDRVTDENSEVKIVADNHSLVNFPNKITEADFDGWVQERGLYFPNEWDGAFTPILSMKDSGESPTKGSLLVAPYGKGNYMYTGLSFFRELPAGVTGAYKLFANMVSLGKEKVEITEKVKG
- a CDS encoding SRPBCC family protein, producing MKLYQLHAIQSIPVSQQVAWDFLSNPANLANITPDDMGFTILSGADRPMFAGQIIQYKVSPFPFYSTKWVSEITHVKEGEYFVDEQRYGPYALWHHKHFIKAIDGGVEMEDIIDYKLPLGILGQLAHPLLVKNQLEQIFAFREQKLIELFGTIPGREKILKFKSF
- a CDS encoding DUF2911 domain-containing protein, translating into MKKLSLFVFALALAFSVQAQINTPAPSPAAKIEQKVGLTDVTVDYSRPSMRGRTIFGDLVPYDKLWRTGANGYTLVSFSDDVKIDGQDVKAGTYSVFTKPGKESWEVFFYTDTQGGGTPAEWDEAKVVAKTTAKVWPMEMPVETFTITIDDLHNGGATLGMLWEKAYVGVKFEVPTDEAVMKNIDQALGGPSANDYYAASVYYLEQGKDISKAKEWMDKSMSMTEEPRFWQLRQQSLIYAKAGDKKEAIATAKKSLEAAKAAGNDDYVKMNTDSLKEWGAM
- a CDS encoding COG2426 family protein, encoding MLKDILVAMLWSISPFGEAKVGIPYGMLQGANIYLVFVACLAANILVFPLMMFFLHSSNRQLLRWAPYKKAAFYIARRTKTNSGAKIKKYGFWGLLFFVMIPLPGTGVYVGSIATYLFRIETSKAFMANVIGIFFSSVIIWVMTLLTMKGMA
- a CDS encoding T9SS C-terminal target domain-containing protein, with product MKALLITYLLCVTFLLNAQTEVVQLGELPEEVYETSGLIVYNENLITHNDSGNAAELYEIDTLSLSVTRTVLISNAENVDWEDIDQDEDYIYIADFGNTLGTRQNLKIYRVAKTAYDASDAVTAEEIGFVYEDQTDFTDNGFSDWDAEALFVLDEQLIILTKQWQSNNTVAYSLAKTPGNHIAQRLDEYAINGLVTGATYNTQSQVLYIIGYNSLLRAFINRVENPTTTTIFSGSKGRLNTDIGFAQIEGITYTGANSYFISSERFSDAERGITLPSLLFSVTTNDTIPNEPEPEPEPDGDDPFVLFRQFDSHELRYHLNPDRPVLGWAIFDSSGRRVLFEDKNITEIAPIDISALHPAIYYFNLSLAGETIALPFAVD
- a CDS encoding SDR family NAD(P)-dependent oxidoreductase; amino-acid sequence: MSKNILLIGGSHGIGLSMARELSKTNNVYIASRTKDELGALDVTHIPFDALTDELDTSKLPEELHGFAYCPGSINLKPFKMMSMDTFNEDMQINFFSLVRCVKDIIPKMSDGASMVFFSTVAVGTGMPFHTSVAAAKGAIEGFAKSMAAEYAPKLRVNVVAPSLVDTPLAGRLLNNDKKKEMMAERHPLKRVGNASDIANIAIFLLGDESTWMTGQVVGVNGGIGSLNVT
- a CDS encoding sodium:solute symporter translates to MGALDWTILCGTLIFIVSYGVWKTQGSQNVDDYVRGGNKSPWWTIGLSVMATQASAITFLSTPGQAFHDGMGFVQFYFGLPLAMIVICLVFLPIYHKLKVYTAYEFLENRFDLKTRSLAAILFLIQRGLAAGITIFAPSIILSAILGWDLRLLNIIIGTLVIIYTVSGGTNAVSVTQKQQMFIIMGGMFITFFYILGYLPEDITFSKALKIAGASDKLNILDFSFDPKSRYTFWSGITGGFFLMLAYFGTDQSQVQRYLSGKSLRESQLGLIFNGILKIPMQFFILLVGVMVFVYYQYNPSPLNFNPSSTEKVMNSDYANDYKLLEEEQRNLEIEKRIAQNKFSGALELKDYNEIEAAKMHIIEINKKDRTNRDNAKALITKADDTAETNDKDYVFIHFILNNLPRGLIGLLLAVILSAAMSSTASELNALGTITALDVYKRNKGKIDLGEKHYVLASKGFTLLWGIIAILIACVANLFDNLIQLVNIIGSVFYGNVLGIFLLAFFLKFVKGNAVFFAAILTQLIIFIVFYFLIFIYPAGEEKLGYLWLNALGSVLVILLAIAFEGLDRMLGKPPAEAK